A region of Acidobacteriota bacterium DNA encodes the following proteins:
- a CDS encoding acetyl-CoA carboxylase carboxyltransferase subunit alpha, translating into MEKAPDFYTLEKHIIALKGRIDVIEESDDAGKKEKIDRLRAEIEKEWEKIRPGVTTLNIVQIARHPKRPYTLDYIDALFQDFMEMHGDRRFADDKAIVAGLAFYKGRTVAVIGHQKGRTTKTRIERNFGQPNPEGYRKALRVMQTAEKFGFPVITLIDTPGAYPGIGGEERGQAEAIAYNLKIISTLRTPIVNVVIGEGGSGGGLGIGFGDQLMMLEHSFYSVISPEGCAAILWKDQSAMEKAAENLGIRAEILLKLGIIDKIIPEPPGGAHIDPETTFRNVDRYVGQALKHLSEKSLEDLLAERYQKIRRQGAFVEE; encoded by the coding sequence ATGGAAAAAGCCCCCGACTTCTATACTCTCGAGAAACATATCATCGCCCTTAAGGGCCGGATCGACGTCATCGAGGAAAGCGACGACGCCGGCAAGAAGGAAAAGATCGACCGGCTGCGCGCGGAAATCGAAAAGGAATGGGAAAAGATCCGGCCCGGCGTGACCACCCTCAACATCGTCCAGATCGCCCGCCACCCCAAACGCCCCTACACCCTCGACTATATCGACGCCCTCTTTCAGGATTTCATGGAAATGCACGGTGACCGCCGCTTCGCCGACGACAAAGCCATCGTCGCCGGATTGGCCTTTTACAAGGGCCGGACCGTCGCCGTGATCGGCCACCAGAAGGGGCGCACGACCAAGACCCGGATCGAAAGGAATTTCGGCCAGCCCAACCCCGAAGGCTACCGCAAAGCCCTTCGGGTCATGCAGACGGCCGAGAAGTTCGGCTTCCCCGTCATAACGCTGATCGACACGCCCGGGGCTTATCCCGGCATCGGAGGCGAGGAGCGGGGCCAGGCCGAAGCCATCGCCTATAACCTGAAAATCATCTCCACCCTGCGCACGCCCATCGTCAATGTCGTCATCGGCGAAGGCGGAAGCGGCGGCGGACTGGGCATCGGCTTCGGCGATCAGCTCATGATGCTCGAACATTCATTCTATTCCGTGATCTCCCCTGAAGGCTGCGCCGCCATTCTGTGGAAGGATCAGAGCGCCATGGAGAAGGCGGCCGAAAATCTGGGCATCCGCGCCGAAATCCTGCTCAAGCTCGGCATCATCGACAAAATCATTCCCGAACCTCCGGGCGGCGCCCATATCGACCCTGAAACGACCTTTCGAAACGTCGACCGTTATGTCGGCCAGGCCCTCAAACACCTGTCCGAAAAATCCCTGGAAGACCTTCTCGCAGAGCGCTACCAAAAAATCCGCAGACAGGGCGCCTTCGTCGAAGAGTGA
- a CDS encoding 2-hydroxyacyl-CoA dehydratase family protein, which produces MKTDIRKLWAELEVNIDLHDELLAVMARSHEKTHLSQKNRPKGMAFFDHALHASHAERVAEIHAFRKQGGKSIGTFCIYVPDEIALAAGVWPLPLCGGTGWSVNSADKMFPRDICPIIRSTFGLAFSGTCPYKKLKDFAVGETTCDAKKKAWDLLGFKVMEVPQKKNAVDRELWLQEVYAFKDMVETLSGIPVTAEALAANIKLMNRKRKALRRINAFRKLEAPPISGLDALLVSQVALNQDTARFAAEAEALADELARNGPGPEFRPTALRTAVPGS; this is translated from the coding sequence GTGAAAACGGACATCCGCAAACTCTGGGCCGAACTCGAAGTCAACATCGACCTCCACGACGAGCTCCTGGCCGTCATGGCCCGGAGCCACGAAAAGACCCATCTCTCCCAAAAGAACCGCCCGAAAGGCATGGCCTTTTTCGACCATGCCCTCCATGCCAGCCACGCCGAACGCGTCGCCGAAATCCATGCCTTCCGCAAGCAGGGCGGAAAATCGATCGGCACGTTCTGCATCTATGTCCCGGACGAAATCGCTCTCGCCGCCGGCGTCTGGCCCCTTCCCCTCTGCGGAGGAACCGGATGGTCGGTCAACTCCGCCGACAAAATGTTTCCCAGAGATATCTGCCCCATCATCCGTTCGACGTTCGGCCTGGCCTTCAGCGGAACCTGCCCCTACAAGAAGCTCAAGGATTTCGCGGTCGGCGAGACGACCTGCGACGCCAAGAAAAAGGCCTGGGATCTCCTCGGATTCAAGGTTATGGAAGTCCCCCAGAAAAAGAACGCCGTGGACCGTGAACTCTGGCTTCAGGAAGTCTACGCCTTCAAGGACATGGTGGAGACTCTTTCGGGAATCCCCGTCACCGCCGAAGCGCTGGCCGCCAACATCAAGCTCATGAACCGCAAACGCAAAGCCCTGCGGCGCATCAACGCCTTCCGCAAGCTCGAGGCTCCGCCCATCTCCGGTCTCGACGCCCTCCTCGTCTCCCAAGTCGCCCTCAATCAGGACACGGCCCGGTTCGCCGCAGAAGCCGAGGCCCTCGCCGACGAGCTCGCGAGGAACGGGCCGGGACCGGAATTTCGGCCTACGGCCCTGAGAACGGCCGTCCCCGGGTCATGA
- a CDS encoding aldo/keto reductase yields MTQKGRIKRRDFIKGSAAAVAVGMAGGLHGRAHAESAALTVEEAANKVGRFPRRPLGYSKREVSIMIGGADFAPFPTAAGILCGMNYWHKANRWARTGVPDDVKKNREAHICQVNVDRIAGNHETGRIDEESHYKFVRQSLKDTGLGYYDDMQFHYGYHNVDEVKNNKGFVRAFERLKKEGLVMHLCISQHGYAGNKKVPHGESAAEVLTAVVEEGLYEHAQIIYSYGADPEIDAFLELAQSKGFGTIAMKTARGIGRMKEDAAFMASLPPGVAPHNALARWLTTATRLDAAVIRVRNLDEFVETYSGAGKSLTAGDNRAIAMMTARADETACRLCTCCQPHCPQNVPITEILRFERYALDDGDRGKARALYAGLDRRADACAACGTCLPHCPQSLRIPDKLAAAHRLLHT; encoded by the coding sequence ACGAGCCCATGCGGAATCCGCCGCCCTCACGGTCGAGGAAGCCGCCAACAAGGTGGGGCGCTTCCCGCGACGGCCTCTCGGCTACAGCAAGCGGGAGGTCTCCATCATGATCGGCGGCGCGGATTTTGCGCCGTTTCCCACGGCGGCCGGGATTCTCTGCGGCATGAACTACTGGCACAAGGCCAACCGGTGGGCCCGAACGGGCGTTCCGGACGATGTCAAAAAGAATCGCGAAGCCCACATCTGCCAGGTCAACGTCGACCGCATCGCCGGGAATCACGAAACAGGCCGGATCGATGAGGAATCGCACTATAAATTCGTCAGGCAATCCCTGAAAGACACGGGACTCGGCTATTACGACGATATGCAGTTCCACTACGGATATCACAATGTGGACGAGGTCAAGAACAACAAGGGATTCGTCCGCGCCTTCGAACGGTTGAAAAAAGAGGGGCTGGTCATGCATCTCTGCATTTCCCAGCATGGTTATGCCGGAAACAAAAAAGTGCCGCACGGCGAAAGCGCCGCCGAAGTCCTGACCGCCGTTGTTGAAGAAGGGCTCTACGAACACGCTCAGATCATCTACTCCTACGGCGCCGATCCGGAAATCGATGCGTTTCTCGAACTCGCGCAGAGCAAAGGCTTCGGCACGATCGCCATGAAGACGGCCCGGGGAATCGGGCGGATGAAAGAAGACGCGGCCTTCATGGCCTCCCTGCCGCCCGGTGTCGCGCCGCACAACGCCCTGGCCCGCTGGCTGACAACGGCCACGCGGCTCGATGCCGCGGTCATCCGCGTCCGCAATCTGGACGAATTCGTCGAGACCTATTCCGGTGCGGGAAAAAGCCTGACCGCCGGCGACAACCGGGCCATCGCCATGATGACGGCCCGGGCCGACGAGACGGCCTGCCGCTTGTGCACTTGCTGCCAGCCCCACTGCCCGCAGAACGTCCCGATCACCGAGATCCTGCGCTTCGAACGCTATGCGCTCGACGACGGCGACCGCGGCAAGGCCCGGGCGCTCTACGCCGGGCTCGACCGGCGCGCCGACGCCTGTGCCGCCTGCGGGACATGCCTGCCGCATTGCCCGCAGAGTCTCCGGATTCCGGATAAACTCGCGGCGGCCCACCGCCTCCTTCACACGTAA
- a CDS encoding acyl-CoA dehydratase activase, with protein MLTSGVDIGARSIDIVLLEDGRIVASSVTETGPAPRDNARRAYDALLNSAGIPPSGVARTVATGYGRNAFEGADRTASEILCHAAGAAFMFPEVRTVIDIGAQDSKIVRVERGGAVLDFAMNDRCAAGTGKFIEMVAAMLGRTLDEAGVLALDASESVEISSMCAVFAESEIVGLLHKGIPRETILHGVFRSIARRTLGMAGRFGFEKDIVFTGGVALNRGIVEILKREARLDDLCIPPDPQITGALGAAVLARRDLIR; from the coding sequence GTGCTGACGTCCGGCGTCGACATCGGGGCGCGCAGCATCGACATCGTCCTTCTCGAAGACGGACGGATCGTTGCCTCGTCCGTGACCGAGACCGGCCCCGCGCCCCGGGACAACGCCCGGCGGGCCTACGACGCCCTCCTCAACTCCGCCGGAATCCCCCCCTCCGGCGTCGCCCGCACCGTGGCCACGGGCTACGGCCGAAACGCCTTCGAGGGCGCCGACCGGACGGCCTCCGAAATCCTGTGTCATGCGGCGGGGGCGGCCTTCATGTTTCCGGAAGTCCGGACCGTCATCGACATCGGCGCCCAGGATTCCAAGATCGTCCGCGTGGAGCGCGGCGGGGCGGTTCTCGATTTCGCCATGAACGACCGCTGTGCGGCCGGGACCGGCAAATTCATCGAAATGGTCGCGGCCATGCTCGGCCGGACGCTCGACGAGGCCGGCGTCCTGGCTCTCGACGCGTCCGAGTCCGTCGAGATCTCCTCGATGTGCGCCGTCTTCGCCGAGTCCGAGATCGTCGGCCTTCTCCACAAGGGCATTCCCCGCGAAACGATCCTCCATGGCGTGTTCCGGTCCATCGCCCGCCGGACGCTGGGCATGGCCGGGAGGTTCGGTTTCGAAAAGGACATCGTCTTCACGGGCGGCGTGGCCCTCAACCGGGGGATCGTCGAAATCCTGAAAAGGGAAGCGCGCCTCGACGACCTTTGCATTCCTCCCGACCCCCAAATCACCGGCGCCCTCGGGGCGGCTGTTCTGGCCCGGCGCGATTTGATAAGATAG
- a CDS encoding 2-hydroxyacyl-CoA dehydratase family protein, with the protein MIAGTPSPLGFAKVHFAVESSGMMIVADESCTGTRYYTELVDEKPADLDGLMKAVADRYFSIDCSCFSPNTERLDNVVALAGEFRVRGVVQSVLQYCHGYNIEAKAVEKALAKRNIPSLKIVTDYSDEDIEQLRVRTDTFAELLKAK; encoded by the coding sequence ATGATCGCCGGAACGCCCTCCCCGCTGGGCTTCGCCAAGGTCCACTTCGCCGTCGAATCCTCCGGCATGATGATCGTCGCCGACGAATCCTGCACCGGCACTCGCTACTACACCGAGCTCGTCGACGAGAAGCCGGCCGATCTCGACGGTCTCATGAAGGCCGTGGCCGACCGGTATTTCTCCATCGACTGCTCGTGCTTTTCGCCCAATACGGAGCGGCTGGACAACGTTGTCGCCCTGGCCGGAGAATTCCGCGTCCGGGGCGTCGTCCAGTCCGTCCTGCAGTATTGCCACGGCTACAACATCGAGGCCAAGGCGGTCGAGAAAGCCCTGGCCAAGAGGAACATCCCCTCGCTCAAGATCGTGACCGATTATTCGGACGAAGACATCGAACAGCTCCGGGTCCGGACTGATACCTTTGCCGAGTTGCTCAAGGCGAAGTGA
- a CDS encoding NYN domain-containing protein, with the protein MANKFSIILDGGFVTKKLQQKLLRYPRASDIQEVCRRIMESSQLESLNLLRIFYYDAPPLQKIVRNPIDGYILDLGCTKRSREATSLQETLDLSPNFAVRRGEILFQGWKLGGAAVKAIQKAPRTPTAKDFIPDIKQKGVDLRIGLDIAWMALKRLVDTIVVVAGDVDLVPSFKLARKEGVRIILDHLGHPVSRDLKVHVDVILHQ; encoded by the coding sequence ATGGCAAATAAGTTTTCAATAATTCTGGATGGGGGATTTGTCACCAAGAAACTCCAACAAAAACTTCTTCGTTACCCAAGAGCATCCGACATTCAAGAAGTATGCCGACGGATAATGGAATCCTCGCAACTTGAAAGCCTCAATCTGCTCAGAATATTTTATTATGATGCTCCTCCCTTGCAAAAAATTGTAAGAAATCCAATTGATGGGTATATCCTCGATTTAGGTTGCACCAAGCGATCGCGTGAAGCGACTTCTTTACAGGAAACACTTGATCTCTCGCCGAATTTTGCAGTTCGTCGTGGTGAAATCCTTTTTCAGGGCTGGAAGTTGGGAGGCGCAGCCGTTAAAGCAATTCAAAAGGCTCCAAGAACACCAACTGCAAAAGATTTTATCCCCGACATCAAGCAAAAAGGGGTTGACCTTCGTATCGGACTGGATATTGCATGGATGGCGCTAAAGCGACTCGTTGATACGATTGTTGTCGTAGCCGGAGATGTCGACCTTGTCCCTTCATTCAAGCTTGCTCGAAAAGAAGGAGTTCGAATTATTCTGGATCATCTCGGACATCCGGTATCCCGCGACCTTAAAGTCCATGTTGATGTCATTCTTCATCAATAA
- the hisS gene encoding histidine--tRNA ligase, which produces MSGTVISAVKGTKDILPGEIAAWQKAESAAKALFELYGYRELRAPVFEMTELFEKGTGTTSDIVTKEMYTFTDKGGRSVTLRPEYTPSVVRAAIEHSLHLKPEPMRFYFIGPMFRYDKPQKGRYRQFHQIDVEVFGEKDAAVDAELISIARELLEKLGVGETETLINSVGCRACRPAYSAAMREAAGSRLESLCPDCRRKAELNPLRIFDCKVESCRAEAAGFPRITDHICGECRAHFEELQACLDTLGLKYTVEPRLVRGLDYYTRTTFEITAAGLGAQNSLLGGGRYDDMIKNFGGPDLAATGFAMGMERLLAVVPPPLEERRVVYLAPIGREALRASLDIARFFRRNGIECLLEFKDKGLKSHLGRAARLNAAWALIIGDDELASGRLKLKDMATGEQREGRREELLEILFRQP; this is translated from the coding sequence GTGAGCGGAACGGTGATCTCCGCCGTCAAGGGAACCAAAGACATCCTGCCGGGCGAAATCGCGGCCTGGCAAAAGGCCGAGTCGGCGGCCAAAGCCCTCTTTGAACTCTACGGCTATCGCGAACTCCGGGCCCCGGTTTTCGAGATGACCGAGCTTTTTGAGAAGGGAACAGGCACGACATCCGACATCGTCACCAAGGAGATGTACACCTTCACGGACAAGGGCGGCCGTTCGGTGACCTTGCGTCCGGAATACACGCCCTCGGTTGTCCGGGCGGCGATCGAACACAGCCTCCATTTGAAACCCGAACCGATGCGCTTCTATTTCATCGGGCCGATGTTCCGGTACGACAAGCCGCAGAAGGGCCGTTACCGCCAGTTTCACCAGATCGACGTCGAGGTTTTCGGCGAAAAGGACGCCGCCGTCGACGCCGAACTCATCTCCATCGCCCGCGAACTCCTGGAAAAACTCGGCGTCGGGGAAACCGAAACCCTGATCAACTCGGTCGGCTGCCGGGCCTGCCGTCCGGCCTACAGCGCGGCGATGCGGGAGGCGGCCGGGTCGCGTCTCGAATCGCTCTGTCCCGACTGCCGTCGCAAGGCCGAACTGAACCCCCTGCGGATTTTTGACTGCAAGGTCGAATCCTGCCGGGCCGAGGCCGCCGGTTTCCCCCGGATCACGGATCACATTTGCGGCGAATGCCGGGCTCATTTCGAAGAGCTTCAGGCCTGTCTCGACACTCTCGGGCTGAAATACACAGTCGAACCCCGCCTTGTCCGCGGCCTCGACTATTACACCCGGACGACCTTCGAAATCACGGCCGCAGGCCTCGGCGCCCAGAACTCCCTTCTCGGCGGCGGGCGCTACGACGACATGATCAAGAACTTCGGCGGCCCCGATCTCGCCGCGACCGGATTCGCCATGGGCATGGAACGACTCCTGGCCGTGGTCCCGCCTCCCTTGGAGGAGCGCCGCGTCGTGTATCTCGCTCCCATCGGGCGAGAGGCCTTGAGGGCGTCTCTCGATATCGCCCGTTTTTTCCGCCGTAACGGCATCGAGTGCCTCCTCGAATTCAAGGACAAGGGACTGAAATCCCATTTGGGCCGCGCCGCCCGCCTCAATGCCGCCTGGGCCCTGATCATCGGGGATGACGAGCTGGCGAGCGGACGTCTCAAGCTCAAGGATATGGCCACGGGTGAGCAGCGCGAAGGCCGCCGGGAGGAACTTCTCGAAATCTTGTTCCGGCAACCCTAG
- the aspS gene encoding aspartate--tRNA ligase: MNEKRTHSCGDLRASDAGRDVLLAGWVQRVRDMGTLVFVDLRDREGLTQIVFGPERPDLRDEAKTLRPEFVVSIQGKVRLRAEGGRNPKMATGEIEVEASALTVLNTADVPPFVITDPLQASEELRFKYRYLDLRRPSMQKNLRLRHDAALAVRNHLSGRGFLEIETPFLTKSTPEGARDYLVPSRVHKGRFYALPQSPQLFKQMLMIAGADKYFQVVRCFRDEDLRADRQPEFTQIDIEMSFAGREDVFALIEGLMAEVFALTGQKIETPFPRLSHREAMDGYGSDKPDLRAGMKIRDLTEIAAGTDSEILMKAVGEGGCVKGFVVEGGGALSRTRIDKLNLRARELGGRGVAWIKRAAAPEEGLKSSLKMAAEGLRALWEKLEAGEPDLALVVADTEETALRVLGEIRRDFILERVKKKNAYAFTWVTDFPLFEWSDEERKLVAVHHPFTSPHPDDIGRLESDPRSVRALAYDIVLNGYEIGGGSIRIHDRSLQNRIFKTLGLGEEEAREKFGFFLDALGYGTPPHGGIALGFDRIAMLLAGEESIREVIPFPKTTSALCLLTGSPSPVSERQLADLGLKIKNSG, encoded by the coding sequence ATGAACGAAAAACGCACTCACTCCTGCGGGGATCTCCGCGCATCGGACGCCGGCCGCGACGTTCTTCTGGCCGGATGGGTTCAGCGCGTCCGGGACATGGGGACACTCGTGTTCGTCGATCTCCGGGACCGCGAAGGCCTGACCCAAATCGTCTTCGGGCCGGAGCGGCCCGATCTCCGCGATGAAGCCAAGACGCTGAGACCGGAGTTCGTCGTCTCCATCCAGGGCAAGGTCCGGCTACGGGCGGAGGGAGGCCGGAATCCCAAGATGGCCACGGGAGAGATCGAAGTCGAAGCCTCGGCGCTCACGGTCCTCAACACTGCAGACGTCCCGCCCTTCGTCATCACGGATCCCCTCCAGGCGAGTGAAGAGCTGCGTTTCAAATACCGGTATCTCGATCTCCGCCGCCCGTCCATGCAGAAAAACCTCCGCCTCCGCCATGACGCGGCCCTGGCCGTCCGCAACCACCTGAGCGGCCGCGGCTTTCTCGAAATCGAAACGCCCTTTCTGACGAAATCCACGCCCGAGGGAGCCCGCGACTATCTCGTCCCCAGCCGCGTTCACAAGGGCCGCTTCTACGCCCTGCCCCAATCGCCCCAGCTCTTCAAACAGATGCTCATGATCGCAGGGGCAGACAAGTATTTTCAGGTCGTCCGCTGTTTCCGAGACGAAGATCTCCGGGCCGACCGCCAGCCGGAGTTCACCCAGATCGACATCGAGATGAGTTTCGCCGGCCGCGAAGACGTCTTCGCGCTCATCGAGGGGCTCATGGCCGAGGTCTTCGCCCTCACCGGGCAGAAGATCGAAACGCCCTTCCCCCGGCTTTCCCACCGGGAGGCCATGGACGGCTACGGATCGGACAAGCCCGACCTGCGGGCCGGGATGAAAATCCGGGATCTCACGGAGATCGCCGCCGGGACGGATTCTGAAATCCTCATGAAGGCAGTGGGCGAGGGCGGATGCGTCAAGGGTTTTGTCGTCGAAGGCGGGGGAGCCTTATCCCGAACCCGCATCGACAAGCTGAACCTCCGGGCCCGGGAACTCGGCGGCCGCGGTGTCGCCTGGATCAAAAGAGCGGCGGCGCCCGAAGAGGGTCTGAAATCCTCCCTGAAAATGGCCGCCGAAGGACTTCGGGCCCTCTGGGAAAAACTCGAAGCCGGCGAGCCGGATCTGGCCCTTGTCGTCGCCGATACCGAAGAGACGGCGCTTCGCGTCCTCGGTGAAATCCGGCGGGATTTCATCCTCGAGCGGGTCAAGAAAAAAAATGCCTATGCCTTCACCTGGGTCACCGACTTCCCGCTTTTCGAATGGAGCGATGAGGAACGGAAGCTCGTCGCCGTCCACCATCCGTTCACTTCCCCCCATCCCGACGACATCGGACGCCTGGAATCCGACCCCCGCTCGGTCCGCGCTCTGGCCTACGACATCGTGCTCAACGGCTACGAAATCGGCGGCGGTTCGATCCGAATTCACGACCGGAGTCTGCAAAACCGGATCTTCAAAACGCTCGGGCTCGGCGAGGAGGAAGCGCGGGAGAAGTTCGGCTTTTTCCTGGATGCGCTCGGCTACGGCACGCCGCCCCACGGCGGGATCGCGCTGGGTTTCGACCGCATCGCCATGCTGCTCGCCGGCGAGGAGTCCATCCGCGAGGTCATTCCCTTTCCGAAGACGACAAGCGCGCTGTGCCTCCTGACCGGAAGCCCTTCACCCGTCTCAGAACGGCAGCTTGCCGATCTGGGCCTGAAAATCAAGAATTCGGGTTAA